In Monodelphis domestica isolate mMonDom1 chromosome 3, mMonDom1.pri, whole genome shotgun sequence, the following proteins share a genomic window:
- the LOC100019538 gene encoding myelin P2 protein: MCNRFVGTWKLVSSENFEDYMKALGVGLATRKLGNLAKPSVIIRMKGDIITIRTESTFKTTEISFKLGHQFEETTADNRKTKTIITLDRGALNQVQKWDGKETTIKRKLVDGKMVVECRMKGVVCTRIYEKA, from the exons ATGTGTAACCGATTTGTGGGAACCTGGAAACTGGTCTCCAGTGAAAACTTCGAGGATTACATGAAAGCTCTGG GGGTGGGTTTAGCCACCAGAAAACTGGGAAATTTGGCCAAACCCAGTGTGATCATCAGGATGAAGGGTGATATTATCACCATCCGAACTGAGAGTACTTTTAAAACCACAGAAATTTCCTTTAAGCTGGGTCACCAATTTGAAGAAACCACAGCAGATAACAGGAAAACAAAG ACAATTATAACCTTAGACAGAGGAGCACTGAatcaggttcagaaatgggatggCAAAGAGACTACAATAAAGAGAAAGTTGGTGGATGGAAAAATGGTGGTG GAATGCAGGATGAAAGGAGTTGTTTGCACTAGAATCTATGAGAAAGCATGA